From Salminus brasiliensis chromosome 12, fSalBra1.hap2, whole genome shotgun sequence:
GCTATCCTTGTATGTTATGAAACCATTTAACACAAAAACTGTGAAAAATATACACGACAGTACTCACGACAGTACGCTACGTTGCCGTAATTTTTAGGCCTCCCCTGTCAAAAttatatcaccactatcaaaaATGCTTAACCGTGTACTGAATCTCCCCACCACCTGTTTTGAGCGTGTGCTTCAGTATGCCAGCGTGCCAGCGCTTGTATATTAACAACCGCAGTGGTATGGGTCGCTGACTAACTGCCAAGGTCCTTTTGCTCAGCCCTGGCATTTGTGTTTCACTGGCACATCCCCAGTGTGccctgaaagagagagacatgatATCATCCTGCCCAGATTTAGATAAGCATAGTGAGAGCGCACTGATACTAATTAGTTGGCTTCTTTGTGGAGAATGCATACACACAGGAGGGACATTTATTAATAGCTATATTATGCAAATTATCTGAAGTACCAAAGACATGCTGGTCCCAAATGTCGTATTACGCTGTCAAGACTATGGCACTAAAGTGCAACATCTTATTTTGTGTGTTCATGAGCACTTCAAGCACCGAAGGTGAGAGTGTAGTGATGGATCAAGTGTCGGATTATGAGGAGGAAGTCATTTTAAAGCATGATCCACCAGCTGTAAGTTGATTTGGCTCTACAGTTGCCTGGAAACAATATAGTCAGGGTGAAGTCAGGGCCTAGaaactctatatggacaaaagtattgggacacatcattcattgtttcttcagaaatcaagggtattaaaaagaggttTTTGCTGCTTTTATGGGAgcatctgtctctactgtccagggaaggtattctactagattttggagcattgcatttagtgaccagagcgctagtgaggtcaggatgttggatgatcaccacccgacctcatccccaactccccaacacatcccaaaagtattgggtggagcaccatcaccatcattgcagagaacacagttcttccactgctccacagctcaaagctggggggctttatacccctctagcccatgtctggcattaggcatggagccaataggttcatatttatcgtCTCCAATGAAtcctattctatcggcagtacttctctacagggacaagacaagaaTTTTCACGTCTGTCTAGCAGAATGCAAacaactcctcacagcaatgtgtcaacatctagtagaaagtgtCCACTGGACAggagaaacagttactccaataaactatttttaatacccttgattttggaaaaatatataaatgaacaggtgtcccaatacttttgtccatatggtgcatTGCAGACCCCTGTCTGGACCTCTTGCCATCTGCATACAGAGCCAGCAGGTCCGACGATGATGTTGTAACTTAGCAAGAGCTCCTGAGGTTCAAACTATCTGGGCCATCGGTGCCAGATCCTATTTGCTGGTGGATCATGGATGTCCTGAGCTACAGGTGGCAGCAGGTGTGGTTAGGAAAACACGTGCCAGACACCCAGATGCTCagtactataatatatataataacccATCTGTGAAGATCCCGAAGTTTGTGGTGAGTGATGAGTCTGCCTACAGAGgggaaattgagcagctggtgtcctggtgcagcagcAACCACCTGTTGCTGAACGTATTAACGACTGTTGTGGAAGTGGGAAGGGAATACAGTCTCCATAGCTACAAGAGCACAGCAGAAGATGTTCTTCCTGATGCAGTTAAAGAAATTCATCTCATCACCTATAACCACTTGGTTGGGTTTGTCCACCTTCACTAGAACGAGCCAAGCACCAGCAGATAATCAGGATAGGACAGGATGGAGGATCATCGGTCTACTTTGCCAAAGTTTCGTATATAACAGTACGGTCAGGAAGTGTGCTGGTAAGATTATAGCTGACCCCTCTcaccctggacatcacctcTTCCAACCTGCCTattgccagacatgggctagaggggtataaagccccccagctttgagctgtggagcagtggaagaactgtgttccttggaaagatggatggtgctctatccaattcTTTTGAGAttagtttgggagttggggttaaggtggggtggtgatcctgaccaacatcctgacctcactaatgctcttttcaTGGAATACAGTCAAATTCTAtgagcaatgcttcaaaatctagtagaaagccttcttgcctggacagtagagaaagtacctccaacaaaagcaggaacactctttttaatacaattgatttcagaagaaaataaataagcagatgtcccaaaacttttgcctGTATAGTGTATATGACACAGGTATTCTGTTGAACACACAGTCTGTttaatctccacagaaaagcactgacaataGCATAGGATGGTCTGGAGAAGCTGCACATGAACCTAAGGTGACCAAGGTTGATGCCAAGCATCAACACTGGTTGTAAGGCCCCTACAACCGGGCTGAGGAGCAGTGGTACTGCACTCTCTGAGTAGGATTTTGATAAATCATCCATATCTTCACTTAAAACtggtttgtttgtatttttagcTGCAAAAGGGGTTTTCCTGGTCTTTAACCCAGAACATCActaataaaactgtaaaactagATGCTTAATTATTAATGTTGTTGCATTTATGACGTGTACTGATGGTTAATGCAGAGAAAAACACGAGAGAAAAGGAATTTAAATGCAAGGAATTTATTGAAGTGAACtatttacagtgtattacagcGTCTGCTCCTCACTAGCCATGTCCTCCGCCTCCCAAACCAAGTGACAAGGCTGCCATTTTCGCCACCAAggcctccatctctccatcagCCTCCCtggcctctctctgtctctgcaggctctctctctTAATCTGTCTCTCAGCCTGGATCTGTAGTCTCCAGACTTTCTCCACCCTCTCTTTGCTTTCTTTCTGGAGCTGGACATTGAGCCTGCAGTCCTCAGTGCGCTCCACCCTATCCAGTTTCTTCTCTCCATCTTTGATTTCCACCAGGCTGTGCTGTTCTTCCTTGTCTGCTTAAGTCTTTCTAGTGTCTTTATCTCCTTCTCAAGCTCTTGAACCTTTCTGGCCATTTCCTCTTTCTCATGCCTCATTATTTTCATGGCCTTTctgttcttctttctcttcttctccagCTGCTGGAGCTCCTCCATCAGCTCAGCTCGCTCCTTCTCTGCTTCCATTCTTATCtgctccttccctctctcagaCTCTTTCAGCATTTCCTCCAGCAGGTCACGTCTGTACCTCTCTACCTCCATCCTtatcttctccttttctttctcaaaCTCTTTCTGAGTCTCCTGCAGGAGCTGGAGTTTTACTTCCTCCACCACCTTCTCCATCTGTTGCTTCTCTCTCTGAAGCTCCATCGCCAGCTTGGCAGTTTCCTGCAGAAGGTGGGTCTGGAAGGAACGTCTTTCAGCCTGGTGAAGCTGCACCAAGgtttctctctccttcatccATTCGTTTCTTTCCTTCATCCACTCTTCCTGCATTCTTCCtctcgtttctctctctctcctcagttcCTCCTCTAGCTCCTTCAGCCACAACCTCTTGGACAGCCTCTTCCTACCCACTGAGAGTTCCTGCATAGAAGAAACCGTACAGAATAATCACCAATGACTAGGTCATATAGATTCACTTTCACTTGGCTGTTGTCATATATGTACAGCAGATTTAGCACTTTtagaaaaataatacataaaaataacgATAGACTAATAACTCAGATCTCTGATGTTAATTTATTTTACTAGCT
This genomic window contains:
- the LOC140573586 gene encoding uncharacterized protein, with amino-acid sequence MKPSEELNGLQLPLPWRVDALPELSVGRKRLSKRLWLKELEEELRRERETRGRMQEEWMKERNEWMKERETLVQLHQAERRSFQTHLLQETAKLAMELQREKQQMEKVVEEVKLQLLQETQKEFEKEKEKIRMEVERYRRDLLEEMLKESERGKEQIRMEAEKERAELMEELQQLEKKRKKNRKAMKIMRHEKEEMARKVQELEKEIKTLERLKQTRKNSTAWWKSKMERRNWIGWSALRTAGSMSSSRKKAKRGWRKSGDYRSRLRDRLRERACRDRERPGRLMERWRPWWRKWQPCHLVWEAEDMASEEQTL